The proteins below are encoded in one region of Callospermophilus lateralis isolate mCalLat2 chromosome 9, mCalLat2.hap1, whole genome shotgun sequence:
- the Maip1 gene encoding m-AAA protease-interacting protein 1, mitochondrial isoform X1 gives MALASRLILSPLFSGSFPGGLIRLRAPGAAEVRLRLAGLCYFCSRRLGSGVAPFPRSTWNLEALVLPSRGRRRPLLCSPRLPAALAAYPVCSRRDYSTEEQPQQRQKTKMIILGFSNPINWVRTRIYAFLIWAYFDKEFSIAEFSEGAKQAFAHVSKLLSQCKFDLLEELVAKEVLHVLKEKVSSLPDNHKNALAADIDEIVYTSTGDISIYYDEKGRKFVNILMCFWYLTSANIPSETLSGASVFQVKLGDQNVETKQLLSASYEFQREFTQGVKPDWTIARIEHSKLLE, from the exons ATGGCGCTGGCCTCCCGTCTGATACTCAGTCCGCTGTTTTCTGGGTCCTTTCCCGGCGGGCTTATCCGACTCCGGGCACCCGGTGCGGCCGAAGTGAGGCTGCGGTTGGCCGGGCTTTGTTACTTCTGCAGCCGCCGCCTAGGCTCCGGAGTGGCGCCGTTTCCTCGCAGCACTTGGAACTTGGAGGCCCTGGTGCTGCCTTCTCGGGGCCGCCGGCGACCCCTGCTTTGCTCCCCGAGACTCCCCGCAGCCCTCGCTGCTTACCCTGTTTGCTCTCGGCGCGACTACAGCACGGAGGAGCAGCCCCAGCAACGCCAGAAAACCAAGATGATCATTCTGGGATTCTCCAATCCCATCAACTGGGTTCGGACTCGAATTTATGCATTCCTTATCTGGGCCTATTTCGACAAGGAGTTCAGCATCGCAGAATTCTCTGAGGGGGCGAAGCAG gcttTTGCTCATGTATCCAAGTTGTTGTCACAGTGTAAATTTGATCTATTGGAAGAACTTGTGGCCAAAGag GTGCTTCATGTATTAAAAGAAAAGGTTTCTTCACTACCTGATAACCATAAAAATGCTCTTGCTGCTGACATAGATGAAATTGTCTATACATCAACAGGAGACATCTCCATTTATTATGATGAGAAAG gaaGGAAGTTCGTTAACATCCTGATGTGCTTTTGGTATCTAACCAGTGCCAACATCCCCAGTGAAACTTTGAGTGGAGCCAGTGTATTCCAGGTTAAATTGGGGGATCAGAACGTGGAAACTAAACAGCTTCTTAGTGCAAGCTATGA ATTTCAGAGGGAGTTTACACAAGGAGTAAAGCCTGACTGGACCATTGCACGGATTGAACACTCAAAGTTACTAGAATAA
- the Maip1 gene encoding m-AAA protease-interacting protein 1, mitochondrial isoform X2, producing the protein MALASRLILSPLFSGSFPGGLIRLRAPGAAEVRLRLAGLCYFCSRRLGSGVAPFPRSTWNLEALVLPSRGRRRPLLCSPRLPAALAAYPVCSRRDYSTEEQPQQRQKTKMIILGFSNPINWVRTRIYAFLIWAYFDKEFSIAEFSEGAKQAFAHVSKLLSQCKFDLLEELVAKEVLHVLKEKVSSLPDNHKNALAADIDEIVYTSTGDISIYYDEKGSSLTS; encoded by the exons ATGGCGCTGGCCTCCCGTCTGATACTCAGTCCGCTGTTTTCTGGGTCCTTTCCCGGCGGGCTTATCCGACTCCGGGCACCCGGTGCGGCCGAAGTGAGGCTGCGGTTGGCCGGGCTTTGTTACTTCTGCAGCCGCCGCCTAGGCTCCGGAGTGGCGCCGTTTCCTCGCAGCACTTGGAACTTGGAGGCCCTGGTGCTGCCTTCTCGGGGCCGCCGGCGACCCCTGCTTTGCTCCCCGAGACTCCCCGCAGCCCTCGCTGCTTACCCTGTTTGCTCTCGGCGCGACTACAGCACGGAGGAGCAGCCCCAGCAACGCCAGAAAACCAAGATGATCATTCTGGGATTCTCCAATCCCATCAACTGGGTTCGGACTCGAATTTATGCATTCCTTATCTGGGCCTATTTCGACAAGGAGTTCAGCATCGCAGAATTCTCTGAGGGGGCGAAGCAG gcttTTGCTCATGTATCCAAGTTGTTGTCACAGTGTAAATTTGATCTATTGGAAGAACTTGTGGCCAAAGag GTGCTTCATGTATTAAAAGAAAAGGTTTCTTCACTACCTGATAACCATAAAAATGCTCTTGCTGCTGACATAGATGAAATTGTCTATACATCAACAGGAGACATCTCCATTTATTATGATGAGAAAG GAAGTTCGTTAACATCCTGA